In Arcobacter ellisii, a genomic segment contains:
- a CDS encoding DUF5718 family protein, protein MNLLEDLKDYLGFAVAGNFANHLGEAGEADEFSVIKTKEKDAPKGMFPFYIKGHNSFLGTYPICDEIILTHGREKDNLQVEAEVALICDFIYENDKVIDIVPKYFSAFNDCSIRIQDGNKLSTKKNWGTNTKGISQDLIEIDNFTEKGILSKYHISSFIKRDGIVYDYGTTSAVKSYSYFFNQLKDWMIEKLNTQEDCGPLEELTQFLKVAAKDAKGILIAAGATAYTEFGKHNFLKKGDEIFVYVYNAHAHSFNDIMNDMCGMDTYLGQCSKLHQIVQ, encoded by the coding sequence CTATTTAGGCTTTGCAGTTGCAGGAAACTTTGCAAATCACTTAGGTGAAGCTGGAGAAGCCGATGAATTTTCTGTAATAAAAACAAAAGAAAAAGATGCACCAAAAGGGATGTTCCCTTTTTATATAAAAGGACATAATAGTTTTTTAGGAACATATCCAATTTGTGATGAAATTATTTTAACTCATGGTAGAGAAAAAGATAATTTACAAGTTGAAGCTGAAGTTGCATTAATCTGCGATTTTATTTATGAAAATGATAAAGTTATTGATATAGTACCAAAATATTTTTCGGCATTTAATGACTGTTCAATTAGAATTCAAGATGGAAACAAACTTAGTACGAAAAAAAACTGGGGAACAAATACAAAAGGAATTTCTCAAGACCTTATAGAAATTGATAATTTCACAGAAAAAGGTATTTTGAGTAAATATCATATCTCTTCATTTATAAAAAGAGATGGTATTGTTTATGATTATGGAACTACAAGTGCCGTAAAATCATATAGTTATTTCTTTAATCAATTAAAAGATTGGATGATTGAAAAATTAAATACTCAAGAAGATTGTGGACCACTTGAAGAGTTAACTCAATTCTTAAAAGTTGCAGCTAAAGATGCAAAAGGTATTTTAATAGCTGCAGGTGCAACAGCATATACGGAGTTTGGAAAACATAACTTTCTAAAAAAAGGTGATGAGATTTTTGTTTATGTTTATAATGCTCACGCACATAGTTTTAATGATATTATGAATGATATGTGTGGAATGGATACTTATTTAGGTCAGTGTTCAAAACTTCATCAAATAGTTCAATAA